The bacterium genome includes a window with the following:
- the tgt gene encoding tRNA guanosine(34) transglycosylase Tgt, with protein MSDSFSFEVEAAGPTGRAGLLTTPHGVVKTPAFMPVATQAAVKLLAPEELEAAGTSILVANGYHLYVRPGAEVVAALGGLHRFMSWPGAILTDSGGFQIHSLAPLRDVDDDGVTFRSHVDGRLLRLTPEVATDIQEQLGADLIMAFDYCTSYPTSRQEAEKAVALTTAWAARCREAHGSPSQRLLGIVQGALFKDLRERSAADLVAMDFFGYAAGGLSVGEEPTQTAEYAAFTASLLPPDRIRYLMGVGRPGDIAQAVAAGVDMFDCVVPTREGRHGTALVAEGRANVRQSSYRDDERPLDEGCDCYTCRRFSRAYLRHLFLAGEHLAGRLVSLHNLNYLHRFVASLREKILQENN; from the coding sequence GAAGCCGCCGGCCCGACGGGCCGCGCCGGCCTCCTGACGACCCCCCACGGCGTCGTAAAAACCCCCGCCTTTATGCCGGTGGCCACCCAGGCGGCGGTCAAACTCCTTGCGCCGGAAGAACTGGAGGCCGCCGGGACGAGCATCTTGGTCGCGAACGGCTACCACCTATACGTACGCCCGGGCGCGGAGGTCGTGGCGGCGCTGGGCGGCCTCCACCGATTCATGTCGTGGCCCGGCGCCATCCTCACGGACTCGGGCGGCTTCCAAATTCACTCCCTCGCGCCGCTGCGCGACGTAGACGACGACGGCGTGACGTTCCGCTCCCACGTCGACGGCCGGCTGCTCCGGCTCACGCCCGAGGTCGCGACCGACATCCAGGAGCAACTGGGCGCGGACCTCATAATGGCCTTCGACTATTGTACCTCGTATCCCACCAGCCGCCAAGAGGCCGAAAAAGCGGTTGCCCTCACGACGGCGTGGGCGGCGCGCTGCCGCGAGGCGCACGGCTCGCCCTCGCAAAGGCTACTGGGCATCGTCCAGGGGGCGCTCTTCAAAGACCTGCGCGAGCGCAGCGCGGCCGACCTCGTCGCGATGGACTTCTTCGGCTACGCCGCCGGCGGCCTTTCGGTCGGCGAGGAACCGACCCAGACCGCCGAGTACGCGGCCTTCACGGCCTCGTTACTCCCCCCGGATAGAATACGCTACCTCATGGGCGTGGGGCGCCCCGGAGACATCGCGCAGGCGGTCGCCGCGGGCGTCGATATGTTCGACTGCGTCGTGCCGACGCGGGAAGGACGGCACGGGACCGCGCTCGTCGCCGAAGGCCGCGCCAACGTACGCCAATCGTCGTACCGCGACGACGAGCGTCCCCTGGACGAAGGTTGCGATTGCTACACTTGCCGCCGCTTCAGCCGCGCGTACCTCCGCCACCTCTTCCTCGCCGGCGAGCACCTCGCCGGACGCCTCGTATCCCTACACAATTTAAACTACCTCCA